The Henckelia pumila isolate YLH828 chromosome 2, ASM3356847v2, whole genome shotgun sequence genome includes a window with the following:
- the LOC140882617 gene encoding uncharacterized protein isoform X1, producing the protein MANWVASALLLNINKYQVVPALLSFLCYLTAFVYSLKVAAVKSLLENSDGTLVRWKVFCGFVIGFMAWRVWIYVSKWLISCELALREQAGTGRGKLLLLGLRAPALTLFPVAGAYISKYFTGIDGTYVMALLAVSVFLIQLTFPYEDDFGSVDTFEGVHLPILPQIHQHFLIVFGISLLYYSRKFVVFLVEEIVKRRRTPLPLSRRQRQRQRQHRKRQNQLLLGLGEDLGIDLIGMKYLRLLVDESKSIVAVGEDEELQRALEFPTETVDADTLMFYRERLFALNRYTITAEEYLDSLPVIV; encoded by the coding sequence ATGGCCAATTGGGTAGCGTCGGCGTTGTTGTTGAATATAAACAAATATCAAGTGGTCCCGGCATTATTATCGTTTTTGTGCTACTTGACAGCCTTTGTGTATTCGTTGAAAGTTGCTGCAGTGAAATCCCTTTTGGAGAACTCAGATGGTACATTGGTGAGGTGGAAAGTATTTTGTGGTTTTGTGATTGGTTTTATGGCGTGGAGAGTGTGGATCTACGTGTCAAAGTGGTTAATTAGCTGCGAGTTGGCCCTTCGTGAACAAGCAGGTACGGGTCGGGGGAAACTACTTTTGTTGGGGCTTAGGGCACCAGCATTGACTCTCTTCCCGGTTGCAGGGGCCTATATCTCTAAATATTTCACAGGCATAGACGGGACCTACGTTATGGCATTGTTGGCAGTATCTGTTTTCCTGATCCAACTTACCTTTCCTTATGAGGATGATTTCGGTTCTGTGGACACGTTTGAAGGTGTCCACCTTCCGATTTTGCCCCAAATCCACCAACATTTCTTGATTGTGTTTGGAATTTCACTCCTCTACTACTCGAGGAAGTTTGTTGTGTTTCTCGTTGAAGAGATTGTCAAACGGCGGCGAACGCCACTACCACTGTCGCGACGACAAAGGCAAAGGCAACGGCAACATCGAAAGAGGCAGAACCAACTGCTGCTTGGATTGGGCGAGGATCTCGGTATAGATCTTATTGGCATGAAGTATCTACGCCTACTCGTAGATGAGTCGAAGTCAATTGTTGCTGTGGGTGAGGATGAGGAGCTTCAAAGAGCTTTAGAATTTCCTACAGAAACTGTTGATGCAGATACCTTGATGTTTTATAGAGAGAGATTGTTTGCTTTGAATCGCTATACCATAACGGCCGAGGAATATCTGGACAGCCTTCCTGTGATAGTTTAA
- the LOC140882617 gene encoding uncharacterized protein isoform X2, whose product MANWVASALLLNINKYQVVPALLSFLCYLTAFVYSLKVAAVKSLLENSDGTLVRWKVFCGFVIGFMAWRVWIYVSKWLISCELALREQAGAYISKYFTGIDGTYVMALLAVSVFLIQLTFPYEDDFGSVDTFEGVHLPILPQIHQHFLIVFGISLLYYSRKFVVFLVEEIVKRRRTPLPLSRRQRQRQRQHRKRQNQLLLGLGEDLGIDLIGMKYLRLLVDESKSIVAVGEDEELQRALEFPTETVDADTLMFYRERLFALNRYTITAEEYLDSLPVIV is encoded by the exons ATGGCCAATTGGGTAGCGTCGGCGTTGTTGTTGAATATAAACAAATATCAAGTGGTCCCGGCATTATTATCGTTTTTGTGCTACTTGACAGCCTTTGTGTATTCGTTGAAAGTTGCTGCAGTGAAATCCCTTTTGGAGAACTCAGATGGTACATTGGTGAGGTGGAAAGTATTTTGTGGTTTTGTGATTGGTTTTATGGCGTGGAGAGTGTGGATCTACGTGTCAAAGTGGTTAATTAGCTGCGAGTTGGCCCTTCGTGAACAAGCAG GGGCCTATATCTCTAAATATTTCACAGGCATAGACGGGACCTACGTTATGGCATTGTTGGCAGTATCTGTTTTCCTGATCCAACTTACCTTTCCTTATGAGGATGATTTCGGTTCTGTGGACACGTTTGAAGGTGTCCACCTTCCGATTTTGCCCCAAATCCACCAACATTTCTTGATTGTGTTTGGAATTTCACTCCTCTACTACTCGAGGAAGTTTGTTGTGTTTCTCGTTGAAGAGATTGTCAAACGGCGGCGAACGCCACTACCACTGTCGCGACGACAAAGGCAAAGGCAACGGCAACATCGAAAGAGGCAGAACCAACTGCTGCTTGGATTGGGCGAGGATCTCGGTATAGATCTTATTGGCATGAAGTATCTACGCCTACTCGTAGATGAGTCGAAGTCAATTGTTGCTGTGGGTGAGGATGAGGAGCTTCAAAGAGCTTTAGAATTTCCTACAGAAACTGTTGATGCAGATACCTTGATGTTTTATAGAGAGAGATTGTTTGCTTTGAATCGCTATACCATAACGGCCGAGGAATATCTGGACAGCCTTCCTGTGATAGTTTAA